From the genome of Populus alba chromosome 10, ASM523922v2, whole genome shotgun sequence, one region includes:
- the LOC118042990 gene encoding chorismate mutase 1, chloroplastic isoform X2: protein MECKLLDVVFASISSLKTPSSLPPHSYLAHHQPNTLKFLQSKSGTNGHHPLHASSSFRTRYAKERVDSSQTLTLDAIRKSLILQEDSIIFNLLLRAQYAYNANTYNDGALCIGSFHGSFVKFIVKETERLHAQAGRYTSPDEHPFFPENLPHSMLLPSQYPKVLHPCADSININKKALSRRIHYGKFVAEAKFQESTAEYEAAIKVQDRDRLMELLTYETVEAAVKKRVEMKTRKYGQEGRISQQEYAADPIYKVEPRLVAQLYEDWIMPLTKEVEVEYLLRRLD, encoded by the exons ATGGAGTGCAAGCTACTAGATGTTGTTTTTGCTTCTATTTCAAGCCTCAAGACCCCGAGTTCTCTACCACCTCATTCGTATCTCGCCCATCATCAACCAAACACCCTCAAATTTCTCCAGTCAAAATCTGGAACTAATGGGCATCATCCTCTTCATGCCTCTTCATCTTTTCGCACAAG ATATGCTAAAGAAAGGGTGGACAGCAGCCAGACCTTGACTCTGGATGCGATAAGGAAGTCTTTAATTTTGCAAGAAGACAGTATAATTTTCAACCTTTTGCTCAGAGCGCAGTATGCTTACAATGCAAACACTTATAACGATGGTGCTTTATGTATCGGAAGTTTCCATGGGTCTTTTGTCAAGTTCATTGTAAAAGAAACCGAAAGGCTCCATGCTCAG GCGGGACGGTATACAAGTCCAGATGAGCACCCGTTCTTCCCAGAAAATTTACCTCACTCAATGCTGCTTCCGTCGCAGTATCCAAAG GTTTTGCATCCTTGTGCTGACtcaattaatatcaacaaaaag GCTCTGTCACGGAGAATTCATTATGGAAAATTTGTGGCCGAGGCTAAATTTCAGGAATCCACTGCTGAATACGAGGCTGCTATCAAAGTGCAG GATCGGGATAGACTCATGGAGTTGTTGACGTATGAAACTGTGGAGGCAGCTGTTAAGAAGAGAGtagaaatgaaaacaagaaaatatggCCAAGAGGGAAGAATCAGCCAGCAGGAATACGCAGCCGATCCCATATATAAAGTAGAGCCACGTTTAGTTGCCCAACTTTACGAGGATTGGATTATGCCTCTGACAAAAGAAGTTGAGGTTGAATACTTGTTGAGAAGGCTTGACTAA
- the LOC118042990 gene encoding chorismate mutase 1, chloroplastic isoform X1, whose product MECKLLDVVFASISSLKTPSSLPPHSYLAHHQPNTLKFLQSKSGTNGHHPLHASSSFRTRYAKERVDSSQTLTLDAIRKSLILQEDSIIFNLLLRAQYAYNANTYNDGALCIGSFHGSFVKFIVKETERLHAQAGRYTSPDEHPFFPENLPHSMLLPSQYPKVLHPCADSININKKVWNMYFTDLLPKLAKAGDDDNCGSAAVCDTVCLQALSRRIHYGKFVAEAKFQESTAEYEAAIKVQDRDRLMELLTYETVEAAVKKRVEMKTRKYGQEGRISQQEYAADPIYKVEPRLVAQLYEDWIMPLTKEVEVEYLLRRLD is encoded by the exons ATGGAGTGCAAGCTACTAGATGTTGTTTTTGCTTCTATTTCAAGCCTCAAGACCCCGAGTTCTCTACCACCTCATTCGTATCTCGCCCATCATCAACCAAACACCCTCAAATTTCTCCAGTCAAAATCTGGAACTAATGGGCATCATCCTCTTCATGCCTCTTCATCTTTTCGCACAAG ATATGCTAAAGAAAGGGTGGACAGCAGCCAGACCTTGACTCTGGATGCGATAAGGAAGTCTTTAATTTTGCAAGAAGACAGTATAATTTTCAACCTTTTGCTCAGAGCGCAGTATGCTTACAATGCAAACACTTATAACGATGGTGCTTTATGTATCGGAAGTTTCCATGGGTCTTTTGTCAAGTTCATTGTAAAAGAAACCGAAAGGCTCCATGCTCAG GCGGGACGGTATACAAGTCCAGATGAGCACCCGTTCTTCCCAGAAAATTTACCTCACTCAATGCTGCTTCCGTCGCAGTATCCAAAG GTTTTGCATCCTTGTGCTGACtcaattaatatcaacaaaaaggTATGGAATATGTATTTTACGGATCTTCTTCCAAAATTGGCCAAAGCTGGAGATGATGACAATTGTGGATCTGCTGCTGTTTGCGACACAGTTTGCTTGCAG GCTCTGTCACGGAGAATTCATTATGGAAAATTTGTGGCCGAGGCTAAATTTCAGGAATCCACTGCTGAATACGAGGCTGCTATCAAAGTGCAG GATCGGGATAGACTCATGGAGTTGTTGACGTATGAAACTGTGGAGGCAGCTGTTAAGAAGAGAGtagaaatgaaaacaagaaaatatggCCAAGAGGGAAGAATCAGCCAGCAGGAATACGCAGCCGATCCCATATATAAAGTAGAGCCACGTTTAGTTGCCCAACTTTACGAGGATTGGATTATGCCTCTGACAAAAGAAGTTGAGGTTGAATACTTGTTGAGAAGGCTTGACTAA
- the LOC118042990 gene encoding chorismate mutase 1, chloroplastic isoform X3, whose product MECKLLDVVFASISSLKTPSSLPPHSYLAHHQPNTLKFLQSKSGTNGHHPLHASSSFRTRYAKERVDSSQTLTLDAIRKSLILQEDSIIFNLLLRAQYAYNANTYNDGALCIGSFHGSFVKFIVKETERLHAQAGRYTSPDEHPFFPENLPHSMLLPSQYPKALSRRIHYGKFVAEAKFQESTAEYEAAIKVQDRDRLMELLTYETVEAAVKKRVEMKTRKYGQEGRISQQEYAADPIYKVEPRLVAQLYEDWIMPLTKEVEVEYLLRRLD is encoded by the exons ATGGAGTGCAAGCTACTAGATGTTGTTTTTGCTTCTATTTCAAGCCTCAAGACCCCGAGTTCTCTACCACCTCATTCGTATCTCGCCCATCATCAACCAAACACCCTCAAATTTCTCCAGTCAAAATCTGGAACTAATGGGCATCATCCTCTTCATGCCTCTTCATCTTTTCGCACAAG ATATGCTAAAGAAAGGGTGGACAGCAGCCAGACCTTGACTCTGGATGCGATAAGGAAGTCTTTAATTTTGCAAGAAGACAGTATAATTTTCAACCTTTTGCTCAGAGCGCAGTATGCTTACAATGCAAACACTTATAACGATGGTGCTTTATGTATCGGAAGTTTCCATGGGTCTTTTGTCAAGTTCATTGTAAAAGAAACCGAAAGGCTCCATGCTCAG GCGGGACGGTATACAAGTCCAGATGAGCACCCGTTCTTCCCAGAAAATTTACCTCACTCAATGCTGCTTCCGTCGCAGTATCCAAAG GCTCTGTCACGGAGAATTCATTATGGAAAATTTGTGGCCGAGGCTAAATTTCAGGAATCCACTGCTGAATACGAGGCTGCTATCAAAGTGCAG GATCGGGATAGACTCATGGAGTTGTTGACGTATGAAACTGTGGAGGCAGCTGTTAAGAAGAGAGtagaaatgaaaacaagaaaatatggCCAAGAGGGAAGAATCAGCCAGCAGGAATACGCAGCCGATCCCATATATAAAGTAGAGCCACGTTTAGTTGCCCAACTTTACGAGGATTGGATTATGCCTCTGACAAAAGAAGTTGAGGTTGAATACTTGTTGAGAAGGCTTGACTAA